The window GGGCGGCGGTCCCTGAGAGGACGCGGCGCAGGTGGGACTCGCTCGTGGTGTGCGTGGCCCCCGACGAGGAGAAGATTACGCGGCGCTCGCCCCTCGATTTCCCCATCGTAATCCTTCTCCGCCCTTTCCCGCCCGTAGTCATTTTGCTATTGCTCTAATGGTGAACCGAATTTTCCGGTTCAGAAATTTTTGGTCATTTTAGCTTACTACACCCGGATTATGAGGTTTTAGGTATTCAGAGTGGATGAAATCAGTAGGAATGTTAGCTTAGAGTGGACCTGAGTTCTTTTGATTGGACAGGGCAACTTCAGATGCACGTTTGTTTGTGCTTGTGGATATTACAGATGCTCTTAGTAGATAGTTAGTGGCATCCTAGTCTCATCATTCTTGCGTATTTTAGAAGTGTTAGCTTGGAGTTCTATTTAAAGCTGTTCATGTGAGGAAATATATACTTAACTGTACCAGAGCTGCGTTTGCATTTTAGGAGTGGACCTGAGTTGCACGAGTTCAAACAATGATGTGAGGTTAGGACGTTGTAGATTGTTTTGTAGATGGTGCTCTTGCACTGAAACAATATGTATAGCGTGTATGATAAGACACTTTGAAGGTTTCCACCTAGGTTAGAGTTGTGCAAACCGAGTTTCAAATGCCAAAATCGTCCTAAAATAAATATGCGCGTCCATTGAATGCTTGTCTTGGGTCGTGTTTGTATGTAAAACAATCAGACAGTATTTATTTAGGGATCAGACGGTCTATTAGATCGCTTTCTGCAGGAACTTTCCATTTTCCAGCTGGTGTCTCGTTGTCATGATGCTAGCAATCTAATTTCTTACAAACAAGTTTTGAAATATATGGTCTACTGATCTGAGACTTGTTCTATATTCGCTTGCTTGCTTGTTTCAAGCACAAATAAATTTTATGTGATACTAGGGTGCTGTAGACGCCCTAATATATTAGGATAAAAATAGTGGAAGAACATGTTCATGGTAAATTGATAGGGGACACTTATAAGTTTTCCTAAGGTGACATTCAAATTGTGTTCATGGTACCTTTCTGTTTTTGCTTGCAATTGTGTTCCATTCCGTGACTGTGAGTTGTGAATGCGACTCCTGCATATTCTGAGACAAACCTTCATTTTATTGTTCTGCGGACTTGCTGAGCTGCGCGGTGATATTTATCATGGTTATAACCtgccatttatttatttatttgcagtGTTTCAGATTATGGCATATTATATCAAGATTGATAACTGTCAATTTTCATGTGTGATTTGTCTAAAGCTGTAGCAAGATTTCTGTGGGACAATGTCTAAAAAAGAAGTCAaaacatagtactccctctgtaaagagggAGTAGTTAATTATTTAAAGAAGATGTTCCATCAGACGTTCTTCTTTTGTGTTGGCACTGAAGCTGATGGGCACTGTCTTATCACACATTTATAGGAATGGGAGAAACCTAAGCCTGGGAGGAGACCTGACATCTTCCCAAAGTTCAGCCCTATGAAAACACCATTGCCCCATCCATTACCAGCTGATGATCCTctggatgatgatgaggaagaagaagaggaagaagcacAACCTCAAGAAGAACCACAGGAGGATGATCCTGACAAGGAGGATCCTGAGGAAGATGACCCAGACAAGCCAACTGAGTAATTTTGGATGAGGTGGCCTGTGGTAGATAGAAGCCGTGTCGTATCTTCCAGAGAATACGTGGCGTCTGAGCTATTCAGAAATGTTAGTTGTGTCGGCTTATATAGGCTCTAGACATAAGTTTGCTCAGCAGGGACCTTTGAGCTTTTCTGAAGCTATACAAATTTTGTTCCACTAGTTTCAATTTGAATTTATATGTATTCTTCTGAAAGGTATTTGCCTATACGACACAATAAGCTGTTGCATGTTCAGTACTTATGTTCCCTGATCTGATACTCCAGTGTGCTGAAAGTGCAGTATAAGCAATTAGGTAGTTGTAAATTGGCAATAACCTGCCATTGGTTAAACTTGTGCATTTTGATATACTCCATTccaaattatttgaagttctagctTTTACCTAAGTCAAATTTGGTTGCAGATGTTAGAAAGGTCAGTATCTCTCTGTTTGTGTTCTTAAATCACGAATTGGACGATGCGCATTTCATCAAGTATGAACACATCTCATTTTCAAATTCTCTATTATTTGACCAAATCTACAACACATATTTGATTT is drawn from Triticum dicoccoides isolate Atlit2015 ecotype Zavitan chromosome 6B, WEW_v2.0, whole genome shotgun sequence and contains these coding sequences:
- the LOC119323571 gene encoding cell surface glycoprotein 1-like, producing MASAWCLLAPAATGAAPGALGVSASESRGVFAARAAVPERTRRRWDSLVVCVAPDEEKITRRSPLDFPIEWEKPKPGRRPDIFPKFSPMKTPLPHPLPADDPLDDDEEEEEEEAQPQEEPQEDDPDKEDPEEDDPDKPTE